The nucleotide window ATGAGGGTAGAGGTAGACGTCGGGCCTCGACGAGCGAGAACCTTTGGTCCCGATCGGAACCATTGTGAGGTTTCGATCCGGTCGTGTGCGCGACGTCCACGCCTGCCCTGTTCAGCCGGCACGGCAAGTCGTCCGAGCCGGCCGAACCAGAACGAACCCTACGCGGCATCGAGAATCGGTTGCTTGCCGCGACCTTTTAACGAGCGATTCTGGGTAATCAGTGGATCAAGTACCAGACCGCAATTGATGCAACGGTGTACGGTGACGTCCGTTGAATACTCCGGCCGCCACTCCTCGATCATCAAGCCGTGACATTTTTGACAGGTCATTGCCCACCTCCCGGAAACAGGTTTGCGTACGAGGGCAACAGTAGCATCAAAAGATTAACGGGGTGTTAACGGTTAGTTAAAACCCTCTAATGCGAAGCAGCGGATCCGATCATCGTAGATTTAGAGGAGAAATTCTGCTCCTCGCCAGGCAGGTCAAGATCCGATCGGATGTCCCGCCTCCCTTCAGGCGACCATCTCGATTCTTTTCTACCCTTGCGCCTTCTGGACTGTACTGATAGTTATGCGCCGATCGTCCCCAGAGCACGTTCCATTTCCCATGCGACTGCGGTCATGAGCAACCAAACGGCGGACGTCGTCGTCGTCGGGGCCGGGGCGGCCGGCCTGACGGCCGCCATCTTCGCGGCTCAAGCCCGTGCGAACGACAACCGCATCGTGCTCCTCGACGGAGCGGCAACGGTCGGGGTCAAGATCCTCGTATCGGGAGGCGGACGCTGCAATGTGACTCATCACTCGGTTGCTCCGACCGACTTCTTTGGCAATCGGCGGATCATCAAGAATATTCTGGCGGGGTTTCCGGTTCCGGACACCGTTGCATGGTTCGCGTCGCTGGGCGTGGAGCTCAAACGCGAAGAAACAGGGAAGCTGTTCCCCGTCACCAACAAGGCTCGAACGGTCCTGAACGCCCTAGTCAGCGACTGTCAGGCTCACGGCGTGGAGATTCTATGCGGGCATCGCGTGAGCCGAATAGATCAAGTGCCTGGCCAGCACGATGGAAAGGCATTCACAGTGCATCATCTGCATGGAAGCCTGGTCGCCAAGAAGGTGGTGTTGGCGACGGGAGGACGCTCACTTCCGAAGTCCGGCAGCGATGGAATGGGCTATGCCATGGCCGAACGGTTGGGACATCGGATCTCGCCGACGAGCCCGGCGCTGGTTCCCCTGGTCTTGGAAGAAGGCATGTTTCATCGGCACCTCACTGGTCTCTCTCAGATCGTCCGTTTAACGACGGTCATTGAACGGAAAAGGGTCGATCAGCGGACTGGGAGTCTGCTCTGGACCCACTTCGGGGTCAGTGGTCCGGTCGTGCTGGATGCGAGCCGCTTCTGGACCCTGGCATGGTACCAGGGCAAAGGCGCGGACGTATTCGCCAATTTTCTGCCGGATTCGACACCGGAAGATGTCGATCAATGGATCGTGCAACAGGCCGTGCAGTCGCCGCATAGGAGCATTGTGAAGACCCTGTCTCAACGCGTGCCGGCACGTTTTGTCGAGGAGATCAGTCGGTATGTAGGGTGCGACCCAGTGGACCCGTTGTCCCGATGCTCCCGCCAAGACCGGCTTCGGCTTGTCGATGCGCTGATTAGATTTCGGCTGCCTATTGTGCGAGACCGCGGGTGGAACCACGCCGAGGTGACGGCCGGCGGCATTCCGTTGGAAGAGATCGACTATCGCACGATGGAATCCAAGCTGGTTTCGGGGCTCTATCTGATCGGTGAGATGCTCGAGTGCGACGGGCGGATCGGCGGGTTTAATTTTCAATGGGCCTGGGCTACCGGGTCGCTGGCCGGCCGTGCCATCGCCAGGCAAATGGTTGCTCCGACATGATTGACATTTTACGCAACGACTACAACAATGAGAGAAAAAGGAAGTGAGTCTCCAATTTAACGGAGCGATGGTGAAGACGTCGCAGTCGTTTCCGACCCTCCTCACGATCTGTTGTCTCGTCCTTTCCCCAGCGACCCCGACCGGTATCGTTGCCGCGGGTGAGCCTGTATCCGGGGCGGAGACTCAAAGCGCGCACGTGTCGTTGGTTACCGTGCATCCGACCGAGATCGACGACATTCTTTACAATCCCGGCATGGGGTTCGCCGATTTTCATTTCGGCTTTGACCATCCTCCCTCGTTGAGTCAATACCCTCGATCAACCGTGGCCTATTTCCGTTGGTCTTGGGCCGACCTTGAGCCGGCCGAGGGTGTTTATAACTTCGAGTTCGTCGATCAGGTGATCGAGCAGGCTAAGGCCAAAGGGGAGACCCTCGCGTTTCGGATCATGACAGAGTTCGAACGCGGATCGCCTCAATGGCTGCTGGATAAGGGCGTCGAGAGCGTCAAGGAGAGCGATGGAATTTTTCCGGATTTTAACAATCCCGTCTTTCTCGACTATCACGAGAGGCTGCTCGCCGCCTTCGGGGCTCGCTATGGGCGGTCGCCCGATATCGATCACGTGGACATTGGCTCAGTCGGTTGCTGGGGCGAATGGAATATGGCCTGCTGTCAAGGAGTAGAGGCGCAATGCAAGAAGTATTTCCCGACCGAGGCCAATCAGCTGAAGATCACGGACTGGTATTTTGACCACTTTCCCGACCGACCTCTCGTCATGCTGGCCGGCGGTCAACTCAAGTACGCCGTCTCCCGAGGCGCAGGTTGGCGCGGGGACTGTTTTGGAGATTACGGCTACTTCGGGCCCGATTGGAACCACATGGAGCACGGTTATGCCCGCAAACTACGGGATCCGGCCGTCGCGGAGGCGTGGAAGCGCGGCCCCGTACAATTCGAGGTGTGCGGCGTCATGCAGGATTGGGTCGAGAAAGGCTTCGATCTCGACATGATTCTGCAGAAAGGATTGGAGTGGCATGTCACGGTACTGAACGCCAAGTCCTCGCCGATTCCAGAGGCCTGGCGCCCGCGCATCGATGAGTTTCAAAAGCGGCTCGGATATCGGCTCGTGCTTCGCGAATTGACGCATACCGCCGAAAGTATTCCAGGCGGCGTCGTGGCCGTCGAATCACGATGGGACAACGTCGGAGTGGCTCCGATGTATCATGACCGCCCGCTGGCCTATCGCTTGAGGTCAGAGCAGGACGAAGTGGCGGCACAATGGCTGAGCCGCGCCCGTCTCATGAACTGGTTGCCCGGCTCACCGATCCTGGTCCAGGACGTGCAGACTTTGGCGAAAGACCTTCCGACCGGGCGTTATCATCTTGACGTGGCCATCTTGAGCGAGGACGGAGAGACGGCGGCCGTGGAGTTGGCGATTGCCGGGAAGCGCGCGGACCGCTGGTATCCGGTCTCGACGCTGACGATCCGCAACGAGGAGGTGAGGCAGGGAGCCTCGTCACCGTGAGGACTCGACGATGACGCGGTTCTTCACCATCTTCTGCACCTCGCTCGGCAGTAAGGTCGTGGCGGCGCTGACGGGTCTGACGCTCACCGGATTTGTCGTGTTCCATATGCTCGGCAATCTGCAGGTTTTCGAAGGCCGGGAGTCGCTCAACACCTACGCGGCCTTTCTTCGGGAGATGCCCATCTTGCTCTGGTCCTACAGGATCGGATTGCTGTCGGCCGCGGCGTTGCACATCGGATTGACGATCCAACTGGCGATACGAAACCGTCGGGCTCGCCCCGTAGCCTATGCAAGCCGGATCTACCGTCAGGCATCGATCTCCTCCCGCTCGATGGCCTTAACCGGAAGCCTTCTACTGGTATTCATTGTGTTTCATCTGCTGCATTTCACGGCCGGGGTCGTCGACACCTCGTTCATGGATAGGCTCGATCCCAGGGGCCACCGGGACGTCTACGGCCGAATGATCCACACCTTTCAGATTCCGTGGTTCGTGCTGCTCTATCTCCTCGCGCAGGGAGTGCTGGCGGTGCATCTGAGTCACGGTGTGTCCAGCAGCCTGCAAACATTGGGATTGGAGCATCCGATCCTCAATCGAGTCTTCAGAGTTGCCGGTCCGTTCGTGGCCGGAACCGTAGTGCTGGGCAATTCGGCGATCGTCCTGGCGATCGCACTGGGGGTTCTGCGTTGATGATCCGTCTCGACTCCAAGGTGCCGTCGGGCCCATTGGAAACAAAATGGGACCGGCACCGGTTTACCGAAAAACTGGTCAGTCCCAACAACAAGCAGGCCATCAAGGTCATCGTCGTCGGAACCGGGCTCGCGGGTGCCAGCGCCGCCTCCACACTGGGCCAACTCGGCTACCACGTCGACTGTTTCTGCTTCCACGACAGTCCGCGCCGCGCCCACAGCATCGCCGCCCAGGGCGGCATCAACGCGGCCAAGAATTACCAGGACGACGGTGACAGCATCGCCCGCCTGTTCTACGACACCATCAAAGGCGGCGACTTCCGTTCCCGCGAAGCGAACGTGTATCGGCTCGCGCAGGTCAGCACGCAGATCATCGACCAATGCGTGGCGTTGGGCGTCCCCTTCGCACGCGAATACGGAGGGCAGTTGGCCAATCGCTCATTTGGGGGCGTGCAGGTCTCGCGTACCTTCTACTGTCGAGGGCAAACGGGCCAGCAATTGTTGCTGGGTGCGTATTCGGCGCTCTGTTGGCAAATCGAACGCGGCCAGGTCGTCATGCACCCGCGAACCGAAATGCTGGATCTGATCGTCGTCGACGGTCACGCCCAAGGGATCGTGGTTCGCGACCTCATCTCCGGCCGGCTCAGCGTGCATGTGGCACAGGCTGTCATCCTCGCGACCGGAGGCTACAGCAATATCTTCTATCTTTCGACAAATGCCACCGGCTGCAACGTCACCGCGACCTATCGGGCCTGGAGGCAAGGGGCCGCGTTTGCCAATCCGTGCTTTACGCAGATCCACCCGACCGCCATTCCGCCGAGCGAGGAGCACCAGGCCAAGCTGACGCTGATGTCCGAATCGCTTCGCAACGACGGCCGAATTTGGGTGCCTAAACGGGCGGGGGATGCGCGTGCTCCGGAGGACATTCCCGAGTCCGAGCGGGACTATTTTCTCGAGCGGCGTTACCCGCGGTTCGGCAATCTCGTGCCTCGTGACGTAGCGTCACGCGCGGTGAAGGTCGTCTGCGACGAGGGATGCGGGGTCGGGCCGGGCGGTCATGGAGTGTATCTCGATTTTGCCGAGGTGATCGAGCGGGAGGGCCTTGGACTAGTTCGGGAACGTTACGGGAATCTGTTCGAGATGTATCAGCGCATCACGGGAGAAGATGCCTACAAAGCTCCGATGCGGATCTATCCCGCGCCGCACTACACGATGGGGGGCCTGTGGGTGGATTACAATCTCATGAGCACCGTTCCGGGTCTCTTTGTCGTCGGTGAGGCCAACTTCGCCGATCACGGAGCCAATCGATTGGGAGCCAGCTCATTGATGCAGGGGTTGGCCGACGGCTACTTTATTCTGCCGTATACGATTGGACACTATCTGGCCACGACCAAGAACGAGCCGATTGCACCCGACCATCCGGACGCTCGCGCGGCGATGGATCGGGTAGTTGCCCGTACCACGAAGCTGCTCGAGGGCAACGGCAAGCGCACGGCGGCCTCGTTTCATCGCGCGCTCGGCCACATCATGTGGAACGCGTGCGGCATGGCACGCCATCGCTCCGGGCTGCATCACGCCCTGCAGACCATCCCGCCGCTACGGCACGATTTCTGGTGCCAGGTGGCCGTCCCCGGTTCGGGCGAGACGTTCAATCAGCAATTGGAGTATGCGGGCAGGGTGGCGGACTTCCTGGACTTCGCGGAGTTGCTGTGTCATGACGCGTTGCACCGCGAGGAATCCTGTGGCGCGCATTTCCGCGAGGAGCACCAAACCGCCGACGGAGAGCCGATTCGTGACGACGAACGGTTCGCCTTTGTCGCCGCGTGGGAATATCAGCCCAATGGGACGCCGATCCTGCACAAGGAGCCGCTGAGCTTTGAGTTCGTCCAACCGGCCATGCGGAGTTATCAATAGAGGAGCCCGAGGCAGGAACGCGCAGACCATGCACTTTACATTGAATGTGTGGCGGCAACGGGGTCCGGACGACAAGGGTGCGTTCATGACGTATCCGGCCGCTGATATCAGTCCCGCGATGTCGTTCCTCGAAATGCTGGACGTGGTCAATCAGCGGCTGATCCTGAACGGCGAGGAGCCGATCGCCTTTGAATCGGATTGCCGCGAAGGCATCTGTGGGGCCTGCTCTCTCGTCATCAACGGCATACCTCACGGTCCCGACCGGGGCGTCGCCACCTGCCAACTCTACATGCGCCGGTTCGCCGACGAGACGGTCCTCACCATCGAACCCTGGCGCGCCAAGGCTTTCCCCGTGATCAGGGATCTGATCGTGGATCGTCGGGCTTTGGATCGCATCATGCAGGCGGGCGGTTATATTTCTTCGAACACCGGAGGCGCAGTCGACGGTAATACCGTTCTCATCGGCAAGGATCGGGCGGAAACGGCGATGGATGCCGCCTCCTGCATCGGTTGCGGCGCCTGCGTGGCCGGCTGTCGGAATGCATCAGCTATGTTGTTCGTCGCGGCAAAGGTATCCCACTTGGCTCATCTGCCCCAGGGCGAACCGGAACGGGTCAGGCGCGCCGATGCGATGATGAAGGCCATGGATCGGGAGGGATTCGGTTCCTGCGGCAACCAATACGAGTGCGAGGCCGTCTGTCCGAAATCGATCAGTGTGCATTTCATCGCCACGTTCAATCGCGAATTCCTCCGATCGACGATCGCCGAACCTGGTCCCCTCACCGGTGCGCCGGCCGACCCTCACGCGGAGTTTCGCTAGGCGCCGTCTCGCCGGACGGTCTCCCAGGAAAAGCGCTGTTTTGTTGACAGGACCGGGGAGTTGCCTTATCGATGGTCTCAAGACAGTCCCCGATCAACAAGCCGGACGTGGATCCACATCCGACGACGCCATGGCCCGTCCCCTCCAGTGCCCGCAGTGCCGTCAAGAACGCGTCTTGCGTGCGCGGCCGGTTTCGGCCGGCGAGCGGGTCGCGGCACTGTTGATGTTGTCCCCCTTCAATTGCCAGCATTGCAGTTGTCGATTCATGGCCTCACGGATCGGCCTGGCTCTCCCCGCGCGGAAGGTCGAGCGACGTCAGCATCTCCGAATTCCAGTTCGCCTCTATCTGTCGTTTTCAGGAGGCAAAGTGCGCGGAGAGGGCACGGTGATGGACCTCTCGGTCGGCGGGTGCATCATCAAGAGCAACACGCAGGTGCATGTGGACGATATCTTTTATCTGGAGATCACGACCGACCAGGACGAACCGCCGTTGGAAGTGGCGGCCATGGTCCGCTCGGTCAGCCAGAGAGGCGTTGCGTTCAAGTTTCTACGGGCTGCCCAGGAGAACAAACGCTTACTGGCGTTCGTACAATCCCGCGCCATGGAACACCACGACCGCCTCCCTCCCAAGCTGCAGGACGCCGGTTAGGCCAAGCGGCCTGACCTCTTCACGAGGGACGCTTCACGATTCAAAGCGGCTGCTCCCAGGCGGACGGTAACGGGTATTCGGCAATGAGCCGTTCGTGCTCGGCCAGATCGAACGGTTCAATCTGCAAGTCCTCCCTGACAAGCGGCTCCGCACAGGCGGCTGAGACGAGAAAGTCGATCAAGGACTGCGCCTGCAACTCGGTGGCAAATCGATAGAGACCATACTCGGGCATCCCGGAGGATGGATGCCAGAAGGCCAGTTCGATCGCGCTTCCTTGATACAAGCCGAGCAATCGATGCCGCACCTGGAATCCGCCGGGCGAACGCGTTGAGTGGTCACGTGACATGTCCGCTCCTCGAGGCGCGCTCTGTATTCAAGACACGGAGGCCATGATAGCATGAGCGGGCGGCTCGTCAGAAGGAGGAGGATCATGGGCACCACCGTACGGAGGATCGCCGGTTGGATGATACTGGTCGCATGTTTGGGCGGGTGCGGCTATAACGACTTGCAAGGGCTGGACGAGGATACGAAGGCGGCCTGGAGCGAGGTCGTCAATCAGTACCAGCGCCGCGCCGACTTGATTCCCAATCTGGTGGCGACCGTGAAGGGGTACGCAGCCCATGAAAAGGATACTCTTGAAGGTGTCGTAAAGGCTCGGGCGCAAGCCACGGGGATTCACGTCACGGCGGAGCTGTTGAAAGACCCGGCCGCCTTCGAGAAATTTCAACAAGCGCAGGCCGGCCTGACGTCGGCGCTGGGAAGATTAATCGCAATCGCCGAAAACTACCCTAATCTGAAAGCCGATCAGAATTTTCGAGATCTACAGAGCCAGTTGGAAGGCACGGAGAATCGCATCGCCGTCGCCCGCAAGCGCTACATCGACCGGGTTGCGGAGTTCAACAAGATGGTCCGTTTCTTCCCGACGAATCTGACCGCCAAGTTCCTCCTCCATTTGGAAGAGAAGCCGAACTTCACCGTCGCCGACGAGAAAGCCGCGGCCAAGCCGCCGGAGGTCAAGTTCTGAAGACAGGTTGAGGCTGAGGTCGAGGTTGAGCTGGTGGAGCGAAGAAGATCTCTTGGGATTGTCGGCCGGTGCCTTGTCGTCTCAAGCGTAGCCTTCGTCTTAACCTCTCCGACATGGGCCCTCGACGTGCCTCCCCTCGCCGGCCGCCTCGTCGATCTCGCGCGCGTCCTATCCATAAACGAAGCCGACTCACTCTCGGCGACCCTCAAGGCTCACGAAGATACAACCGGCAATCAGGTCGCCGTCCTCATCGTACCGACGCTCGCGGGCGAGGTGCTGGAGGAGTATGCGCATCGCGTCGCGACTTCCTGGAAGCTGGGCCAGCGGGGCACCGACAACGGCGTGTTGCTCCTGGTTGCGGTGAAGGAACGTCGGCTGCGTATCGAAGTCGGCTACGGTCTGGAAGGGACGCTCACCGATCTCCGTTCCGCGCATATTATCCGCGAGGAGATCGTACCGCGATTCCGGGCCGGCGATATGCCGGGAGGTGTACGTGCGGGGATCGAAGCCATCCTCAAGA belongs to Nitrospira sp. and includes:
- a CDS encoding NAD(P)/FAD-dependent oxidoreductase, with protein sequence MSNQTADVVVVGAGAAGLTAAIFAAQARANDNRIVLLDGAATVGVKILVSGGGRCNVTHHSVAPTDFFGNRRIIKNILAGFPVPDTVAWFASLGVELKREETGKLFPVTNKARTVLNALVSDCQAHGVEILCGHRVSRIDQVPGQHDGKAFTVHHLHGSLVAKKVVLATGGRSLPKSGSDGMGYAMAERLGHRISPTSPALVPLVLEEGMFHRHLTGLSQIVRLTTVIERKRVDQRTGSLLWTHFGVSGPVVLDASRFWTLAWYQGKGADVFANFLPDSTPEDVDQWIVQQAVQSPHRSIVKTLSQRVPARFVEEISRYVGCDPVDPLSRCSRQDRLRLVDALIRFRLPIVRDRGWNHAEVTAGGIPLEEIDYRTMESKLVSGLYLIGEMLECDGRIGGFNFQWAWATGSLAGRAIARQMVAPT
- a CDS encoding DUF4832 domain-containing protein, producing the protein MVKTSQSFPTLLTICCLVLSPATPTGIVAAGEPVSGAETQSAHVSLVTVHPTEIDDILYNPGMGFADFHFGFDHPPSLSQYPRSTVAYFRWSWADLEPAEGVYNFEFVDQVIEQAKAKGETLAFRIMTEFERGSPQWLLDKGVESVKESDGIFPDFNNPVFLDYHERLLAAFGARYGRSPDIDHVDIGSVGCWGEWNMACCQGVEAQCKKYFPTEANQLKITDWYFDHFPDRPLVMLAGGQLKYAVSRGAGWRGDCFGDYGYFGPDWNHMEHGYARKLRDPAVAEAWKRGPVQFEVCGVMQDWVEKGFDLDMILQKGLEWHVTVLNAKSSPIPEAWRPRIDEFQKRLGYRLVLRELTHTAESIPGGVVAVESRWDNVGVAPMYHDRPLAYRLRSEQDEVAAQWLSRARLMNWLPGSPILVQDVQTLAKDLPTGRYHLDVAILSEDGETAAVELAIAGKRADRWYPVSTLTIRNEEVRQGASSP
- a CDS encoding succinate dehydrogenase cytochrome b subunit, whose protein sequence is MTRFFTIFCTSLGSKVVAALTGLTLTGFVVFHMLGNLQVFEGRESLNTYAAFLREMPILLWSYRIGLLSAAALHIGLTIQLAIRNRRARPVAYASRIYRQASISSRSMALTGSLLLVFIVFHLLHFTAGVVDTSFMDRLDPRGHRDVYGRMIHTFQIPWFVLLYLLAQGVLAVHLSHGVSSSLQTLGLEHPILNRVFRVAGPFVAGTVVLGNSAIVLAIALGVLR
- a CDS encoding fumarate reductase/succinate dehydrogenase flavoprotein subunit — encoded protein: MIRLDSKVPSGPLETKWDRHRFTEKLVSPNNKQAIKVIVVGTGLAGASAASTLGQLGYHVDCFCFHDSPRRAHSIAAQGGINAAKNYQDDGDSIARLFYDTIKGGDFRSREANVYRLAQVSTQIIDQCVALGVPFAREYGGQLANRSFGGVQVSRTFYCRGQTGQQLLLGAYSALCWQIERGQVVMHPRTEMLDLIVVDGHAQGIVVRDLISGRLSVHVAQAVILATGGYSNIFYLSTNATGCNVTATYRAWRQGAAFANPCFTQIHPTAIPPSEEHQAKLTLMSESLRNDGRIWVPKRAGDARAPEDIPESERDYFLERRYPRFGNLVPRDVASRAVKVVCDEGCGVGPGGHGVYLDFAEVIEREGLGLVRERYGNLFEMYQRITGEDAYKAPMRIYPAPHYTMGGLWVDYNLMSTVPGLFVVGEANFADHGANRLGASSLMQGLADGYFILPYTIGHYLATTKNEPIAPDHPDARAAMDRVVARTTKLLEGNGKRTAASFHRALGHIMWNACGMARHRSGLHHALQTIPPLRHDFWCQVAVPGSGETFNQQLEYAGRVADFLDFAELLCHDALHREESCGAHFREEHQTADGEPIRDDERFAFVAAWEYQPNGTPILHKEPLSFEFVQPAMRSYQ
- a CDS encoding succinate dehydrogenase/fumarate reductase iron-sulfur subunit; protein product: MHFTLNVWRQRGPDDKGAFMTYPAADISPAMSFLEMLDVVNQRLILNGEEPIAFESDCREGICGACSLVINGIPHGPDRGVATCQLYMRRFADETVLTIEPWRAKAFPVIRDLIVDRRALDRIMQAGGYISSNTGGAVDGNTVLIGKDRAETAMDAASCIGCGACVAGCRNASAMLFVAAKVSHLAHLPQGEPERVRRADAMMKAMDREGFGSCGNQYECEAVCPKSISVHFIATFNREFLRSTIAEPGPLTGAPADPHAEFR
- a CDS encoding PilZ domain-containing protein, with product MASRIGLALPARKVERRQHLRIPVRLYLSFSGGKVRGEGTVMDLSVGGCIIKSNTQVHVDDIFYLEITTDQDEPPLEVAAMVRSVSQRGVAFKFLRAAQENKRLLAFVQSRAMEHHDRLPPKLQDAG
- a CDS encoding LemA family protein; translated protein: MGTTVRRIAGWMILVACLGGCGYNDLQGLDEDTKAAWSEVVNQYQRRADLIPNLVATVKGYAAHEKDTLEGVVKARAQATGIHVTAELLKDPAAFEKFQQAQAGLTSALGRLIAIAENYPNLKADQNFRDLQSQLEGTENRIAVARKRYIDRVAEFNKMVRFFPTNLTAKFLLHLEEKPNFTVADEKAAAKPPEVKF
- a CDS encoding TPM domain-containing protein, with amino-acid sequence MERRRSLGIVGRCLVVSSVAFVLTSPTWALDVPPLAGRLVDLARVLSINEADSLSATLKAHEDTTGNQVAVLIVPTLAGEVLEEYAHRVATSWKLGQRGTDNGVLLLVAVKERRLRIEVGYGLEGTLTDLRSAHIIREEIVPRFRAGDMPGGVRAGIEAILKTIEGTYEAKDQAVAQRGRGPESDALQLVFIGVVVGFLAGIVLSQGLRRTRALFGSLLAYLVAQSASMTLGFVAAGMTALLLWLVLWTNRGSRSRRTYDDWTWYSSRGDGWSGGSSDSGFSGGGGDFGGGGASGNW